The proteins below come from a single Micropterus dolomieu isolate WLL.071019.BEF.003 ecotype Adirondacks linkage group LG05, ASM2129224v1, whole genome shotgun sequence genomic window:
- the hyi gene encoding putative hydroxypyruvate isomerase isoform X1 produces the protein MAPLKFCANISWLFTELPDFSQRIYAAASAGFQAVEAGWLYDSDLHELQMAREAAGVEVVLINTPPGNVKAGDLGLGAVPGREAEFRQGLDLALKYARALDCKKIHLMAGRVPVGSPRTAVAKEMEAMFVQNLNYAADILSKEGITGLIEPINTRITDPRYFLDSPHQAAAILEKVGKPNIKLQMDVFHWQIMDGNLTQNIHKYLPIIGHVQIAQVPGRNEPDSAGELNYSYLLNTLEKHHYQGYIGCEYKPLGSTKEGLGWIKDYCTHRK, from the exons ATGGCTCCGCTGAAGTTCTGCGCGAATATTTCCTGGCTGTTCACTGAGCTTCCAGATTTCAGCCAGAGAATCTACGCGGCTGCCTCGGCTGGCTTTCAGGCTGTGGAGGCAGGCTGGCTCTACGACTCCGACCTGCACGAGCTTCAGATGGCCAGGGAGGCTGCAGGAGTGGAGGTGGTCCTCATCAACACCCCGCCGG gaaaTGTAAAGGCAGGTGATCTTGGTCTTGGAGCAGTTCCTGGAAGAGAGGCAGAGTTCAGACAGGGTCTGGATCTTGCTTTGAAGTATGCAAGAGCTTTGGACTGCAAAAA GATCCACCTGATGGCAGGGAGGGTTCCTGTGGGCTCTCCCAGAACAGCAGTTGCCAAGGAGATGGAAGCTATGTTTGTACAGAACCTAAACTATGCTGCAGATATCCTCTCAAAG GAAGGAATCACAGGTTTGATTGAACCAATCAACACAAGGATTACAGATCCTAGGTATTTTCTGGACTCTCCTCATCAGG CGGCTGCAATACTGGAGAAGGTTGGAAAGCCTAATATCAAGCTGCAAATG GATGTCTTTCATTGGCAAATAATGGATGGAAACCtgacacaaaacatacacaagTATCTCCCCATAATTG GTCATGTGCAGATTGCTCAGGTTCCAGGCAGGAATGAGCCTGACAGTGCCGGAGAGCTCAACTACAGCTACCTGTTAAACACACTGGAAAAGCACCACTACCAGGGATACATTGGCTGTGAATATAAGCCGCTAG GCTCCACAAAGGAGGGTCTGGGTTGGATCAAAGATTACTgcacacacaggaagtga
- the hyi gene encoding putative hydroxypyruvate isomerase isoform X2, whose translation MAPLKFCANISWLFTELPDFSQRIYAAASAGFQAVEAGWLYDSDLHELQMAREAAGVEVVLINTPPGNVKAGDLGLGAVPGREAEFRQGLDLALKYARALDCKKIHLMAGRVPVGSPRTAVAKEMEAMFVQNLNYAADILSKEGITGLIEPINTRITDPRYFLDSPHQAAAILEKVGKPNIKLQMDVFHWQIMDGNLTQNIHKYLPIIGSKVTKTSIPNNMVQDAEKSGRS comes from the exons ATGGCTCCGCTGAAGTTCTGCGCGAATATTTCCTGGCTGTTCACTGAGCTTCCAGATTTCAGCCAGAGAATCTACGCGGCTGCCTCGGCTGGCTTTCAGGCTGTGGAGGCAGGCTGGCTCTACGACTCCGACCTGCACGAGCTTCAGATGGCCAGGGAGGCTGCAGGAGTGGAGGTGGTCCTCATCAACACCCCGCCGG gaaaTGTAAAGGCAGGTGATCTTGGTCTTGGAGCAGTTCCTGGAAGAGAGGCAGAGTTCAGACAGGGTCTGGATCTTGCTTTGAAGTATGCAAGAGCTTTGGACTGCAAAAA GATCCACCTGATGGCAGGGAGGGTTCCTGTGGGCTCTCCCAGAACAGCAGTTGCCAAGGAGATGGAAGCTATGTTTGTACAGAACCTAAACTATGCTGCAGATATCCTCTCAAAG GAAGGAATCACAGGTTTGATTGAACCAATCAACACAAGGATTACAGATCCTAGGTATTTTCTGGACTCTCCTCATCAGG CGGCTGCAATACTGGAGAAGGTTGGAAAGCCTAATATCAAGCTGCAAATG GATGTCTTTCATTGGCAAATAATGGATGGAAACCtgacacaaaacatacacaagTATCTCCCCATAATTG gcagcaagGTAACGAAAACAAGCATACCCAACAACATGGTGCAGGATGCAGAGAAAAGTGGCagaagttaa